From one Catellatospora sp. IY07-71 genomic stretch:
- a CDS encoding ImmA/IrrE family metallo-endopeptidase gives MGDLREIRRACARIVATLDPPRPWDLAGFVEYVSREIRHQPIHLTGRQLPPGVTSFWFHVPGRGDWIVYEERSVPQHQLHLVLHEIGHMLLGHPGVDPRMLADPTLALPYGGRQEHEAELLAGAILNRFGASPGGDPVADDLARAMETFDPSWEATPHVRPILFGRTAARRRDRGGGPVA, from the coding sequence GTGGGTGACCTGCGCGAGATCCGGCGTGCCTGCGCCCGGATCGTCGCCACCCTGGACCCGCCGCGGCCGTGGGACCTGGCCGGCTTCGTCGAGTACGTCTCGCGGGAGATCCGGCACCAGCCGATCCACCTCACCGGGCGGCAACTGCCGCCCGGGGTCACCAGCTTCTGGTTCCACGTGCCCGGCCGCGGCGACTGGATCGTCTACGAGGAACGGTCCGTCCCGCAGCACCAGCTGCACCTGGTGCTGCACGAGATCGGCCACATGCTGCTGGGCCATCCGGGCGTCGACCCGCGGATGCTGGCCGACCCCACCCTCGCGCTGCCGTACGGCGGCCGGCAGGAGCACGAGGCGGAGCTGCTGGCCGGCGCGATCCTCAACCGGTTCGGCGCCTCGCCCGGCGGTGATCCGGTCGCCGACGACCTCGCCCGCGCCATGGAGACCTTCGACCCCTCCTGGGAGGCCACCCCCCATGTTCGCCCGATACTTTTCGGCCGCACTGCTGCTCGGCGTCGTGACCGCGGCGGTGGACCTGTGGCGTAA
- a CDS encoding helix-turn-helix domain-containing protein, giving the protein MSRQTGGETIAARVAQLFETHRRPDGRRWTTREVAAAVGCSHTHIAEIANGRVADPHVNVLVGIAGFFGKDAAYLIPPSKAGFRPQSEEVASIAFRASRLDAEALRGVKALIDEILAEGPDGADR; this is encoded by the coding sequence ATGAGCAGGCAGACCGGGGGCGAGACGATCGCCGCGCGGGTGGCGCAGCTGTTCGAGACGCACCGCCGCCCCGACGGCCGGCGCTGGACCACCCGCGAGGTCGCCGCCGCCGTGGGGTGCTCGCACACCCACATCGCGGAGATCGCCAACGGCCGGGTGGCCGACCCGCACGTCAACGTGCTGGTGGGCATCGCCGGCTTCTTCGGCAAGGACGCGGCATACCTGATCCCCCCGTCGAAGGCCGGCTTCCGGCCGCAGTCGGAGGAGGTCGCCTCCATCGCGTTCCGGGCGTCCCGGTTGGACGCCGAGGCGCTGCGCGGGGTCAAGGCGCTGATCGACGAGATCCTGGCCGAGGGCCCGGACGGCGCCGATCGGTAG
- a CDS encoding nitronate monooxygenase produces the protein MSSTLTSALGITMPVLAAPMAGGAGTPALVTAAARAGALGFLAAGYKTPQAFAEEIAVLAAASVPYGVNLFVPNPLPVDRAAFARYAALVAAEAERHGFPADPAAPPIEDDDAWQDKLAVLRERPVPVVSLTFGLPSREDLAALRSTGALLVQTVTSVAEAKAAAEAGVDVLAVQGAAAGGHSGTFTPTAPVADLSLVDLVGAVRHAAGLPVIAAGGLASAADVAAAVAAGAGAVAVGTVLLRSAEAGTTATHRAALADPARTATVITRAFTGRPARALRNDFTERYGELAPYGYPALHHLTAPMRRAAAAAGDPERVHLWAGTGFRHATAEPAAAILTRLAADL, from the coding sequence ATGTCCAGCACCCTGACCAGTGCGCTCGGGATCACCATGCCCGTGCTCGCCGCGCCCATGGCCGGCGGGGCAGGCACGCCCGCGCTGGTCACCGCCGCCGCCCGCGCGGGCGCCCTCGGCTTCCTGGCCGCCGGATACAAGACGCCGCAGGCGTTCGCCGAGGAGATCGCGGTCCTGGCCGCGGCGTCGGTGCCGTACGGCGTCAACCTGTTCGTGCCCAACCCGCTGCCGGTCGACCGGGCCGCGTTCGCGCGGTACGCCGCCCTCGTCGCGGCCGAGGCGGAGCGTCACGGCTTCCCGGCCGATCCGGCGGCGCCGCCGATCGAGGACGACGATGCCTGGCAGGACAAGCTCGCCGTGCTGCGGGAGCGGCCGGTGCCCGTCGTGAGCCTGACCTTCGGGCTGCCTAGCCGCGAGGACCTGGCCGCGCTCCGGAGCACCGGGGCGCTGCTGGTGCAGACCGTCACGTCGGTCGCCGAGGCGAAGGCCGCCGCGGAGGCGGGCGTCGACGTGCTCGCCGTGCAGGGCGCAGCCGCGGGTGGGCACTCCGGCACGTTCACCCCGACCGCGCCCGTCGCCGACCTGTCCCTCGTCGACCTGGTCGGCGCGGTCCGGCACGCGGCCGGCCTGCCCGTGATCGCGGCCGGCGGGCTCGCCAGCGCCGCGGACGTCGCCGCCGCCGTCGCGGCCGGTGCCGGCGCGGTGGCCGTGGGCACCGTCCTGCTGCGCAGCGCCGAGGCGGGCACCACCGCCACGCACCGGGCCGCGCTCGCCGATCCGGCCCGCACCGCCACGGTGATCACCCGAGCGTTCACCGGCCGTCCCGCCCGCGCGCTGCGCAACGACTTCACCGAGCGGTACGGCGAACTCGCGCCGTACGGCTACCCGGCGCTGCATCACCTCACCGCCCCCATGCGCCGCGCCGCCGCCGCGGCCGGTGACCCGGAACGCGTGCACCTGTGGGCCGGCACCGGCTTCCGGCACGCCACGGCCGAACCGGCCGCCGCGATCCTCACGCGCCTCGCCGCCGACCTGTGA